A window of the Streptomyces sp. NBC_00454 genome harbors these coding sequences:
- a CDS encoding RNA-guided endonuclease InsQ/TnpB family protein has translation MVHSWAFAQLGEFITYKARRAGVPVAYVDPAHTSRTCSRCGHVDKANRVSQARFACRSCGFVDHADHNGSRNIRARALALRRSGAPSPAPAVPHQRDDRTRTPHHSQ, from the coding sequence ATGGTGCACAGCTGGGCCTTCGCCCAGCTCGGCGAGTTCATCACGTACAAGGCCCGCCGGGCGGGCGTGCCGGTGGCGTACGTCGATCCGGCGCACACCTCCCGCACCTGCTCCCGGTGCGGCCACGTCGACAAGGCGAACCGGGTCTCGCAGGCCCGCTTCGCTTGCCGGTCCTGCGGATTCGTTGATCACGCAGACCACAACGGCTCCCGCAACATCCGCGCACGCGCGCTGGCGTTGCGGCGAAGCGGGGCCCCGTCACCGGCCCCAGCCGTCCCGCACCAGCGAGACGACCGGACGCGGACGCCACACCACAGCCAGTGA
- a CDS encoding protealysin inhibitor emfourin has product MRIQVVRTGGFAGIERRAEVDTSGLPDEAEWQALAQLALRPGPPGPPAEGIRDGFSYRITVDGRTVLCQDPNLSEAQRALISRVLKEGA; this is encoded by the coding sequence ATGCGGATTCAGGTGGTGCGGACGGGCGGCTTCGCGGGGATCGAACGGCGGGCCGAGGTGGACACCTCGGGCCTGCCCGACGAGGCCGAGTGGCAGGCCCTGGCGCAGCTGGCGCTGCGGCCCGGTCCACCGGGTCCCCCGGCGGAGGGGATCCGGGACGGGTTCTCGTACCGGATCACGGTGGACGGGCGGACGGTGCTCTGCCAGGACCCGAACCTCTCGGAGGCGCAGCGGGCGCTGATCTCGCGGGTGCTCAAGGAGGGCGCTTAG
- a CDS encoding class I SAM-dependent methyltransferase, whose amino-acid sequence MPHEHHRSPEPAGADATVVGEEYWDTRYRESDKVWSGEANAVLARETEGLAPGRALDLGCGEGGDAVWLARRGWHVTGTDISGVALERAAVHASDAGVDDRTEWERHDLAESFPAGEYDLVSACFLHTFGEFPRERILRRAAAAVAPGGILLVVGHAGWASWQQDRPEIDFPTPDQVLAQLELAAGAWEVLLAEEHVRAQDQPDGRPGTRTDNVVKVRRLP is encoded by the coding sequence ATGCCGCACGAGCACCACCGCTCCCCCGAGCCCGCCGGCGCAGACGCCACCGTCGTGGGCGAGGAGTACTGGGACACCCGCTACCGCGAGAGCGACAAGGTCTGGAGCGGCGAAGCCAACGCCGTCCTGGCCCGGGAAACCGAAGGGCTGGCCCCGGGGCGGGCCCTGGACCTCGGCTGCGGCGAGGGCGGCGACGCCGTCTGGCTCGCCCGGCGGGGCTGGCACGTCACCGGGACGGACATCTCCGGGGTCGCCCTGGAGCGGGCAGCCGTCCACGCCTCCGACGCCGGGGTCGACGACCGCACCGAGTGGGAGCGGCACGACCTCGCGGAGTCCTTCCCGGCCGGGGAGTACGACCTGGTCTCCGCGTGCTTCCTGCACACCTTCGGCGAGTTCCCGCGCGAGCGGATCCTGCGCCGGGCCGCCGCGGCCGTGGCTCCCGGCGGGATCCTGCTCGTCGTCGGCCACGCGGGCTGGGCGTCCTGGCAGCAGGACCGCCCGGAGATCGATTTCCCGACCCCCGACCAGGTCCTCGCCCAGCTGGAGCTGGCGGCCGGCGCCTGGGAGGTGCTGCTGGCGGAGGAACACGTACGGGCCCAGGACCAGCCTGACGGCCGGCCCGGGACCCGTACGGACAACGTGGTGAAGGTGCGGCGGCTCCCGTAG
- a CDS encoding MFS transporter — MTTQTAPSPAPRATAHRIHRAWFVAAVSFVTIIGAAAFASLPGLLIEPLHQEFDWSRGTIGLAVSVNLALYGLTAPFAAALMDRFGIRRVVAIALTVISAGSVATVWMTSAWQLVMYWGALVGLGSGSMALAFAATVTNRWFVARRGLVTGILTAAGASGQLVFLPLLAWLVEHHGWRPAAVTVSLAALVVVPFVWLLLRDHPADIGTAPYGGTYAAKPAPVPGAARRAVTVLIRAARTGPFWLLAGTFAICGASTNGLVKTHFVPSAHDHGMPVTAAAGLLAVIGVFDVVGTVFSGWLTDRFDARRLLVVYYALRGISLLFLPMLLAPSVHPPMLLFIVFYGLDWVATVPPTIALCREHYGEDGAIVFGWVLASHQVGAALVAFLGGLARDAFGSYDLVWYASGALCAMAALMAMVIRRRPAPTAGALAA; from the coding sequence GTGACGACGCAGACAGCACCCTCCCCCGCCCCCAGGGCCACCGCTCACCGCATCCACCGCGCCTGGTTCGTCGCGGCCGTCTCCTTCGTGACGATCATCGGCGCAGCCGCCTTCGCCTCCCTCCCCGGGCTGCTCATCGAGCCGCTGCACCAGGAGTTCGACTGGTCCCGCGGCACGATCGGCCTCGCCGTCTCCGTGAACCTCGCGCTCTACGGGCTCACCGCGCCGTTCGCGGCCGCGCTGATGGACCGCTTCGGAATCCGCCGGGTCGTGGCCATCGCACTGACGGTGATATCCGCCGGCTCGGTGGCCACGGTGTGGATGACCTCCGCCTGGCAGCTGGTCATGTACTGGGGCGCCCTGGTCGGCCTGGGCAGCGGCTCCATGGCCCTGGCCTTCGCCGCGACCGTGACCAACCGCTGGTTCGTCGCCCGGCGCGGCCTGGTCACCGGCATCCTGACCGCCGCCGGCGCCTCCGGCCAGCTGGTCTTCCTGCCGCTGCTGGCCTGGCTGGTGGAACACCACGGCTGGCGCCCGGCGGCGGTCACCGTCTCCCTGGCGGCCCTGGTCGTCGTGCCCTTCGTCTGGCTGCTGCTGCGCGACCACCCCGCGGACATCGGGACCGCCCCGTACGGAGGCACGTACGCCGCCAAGCCCGCGCCCGTTCCGGGAGCGGCCCGCCGGGCGGTCACCGTACTGATCAGGGCGGCCCGGACCGGGCCCTTCTGGCTGCTCGCGGGTACCTTCGCGATCTGCGGAGCCTCCACGAACGGCCTGGTCAAGACCCACTTCGTGCCCTCGGCCCACGACCACGGCATGCCGGTGACGGCGGCGGCCGGGCTCCTGGCCGTGATCGGCGTCTTCGACGTGGTCGGCACGGTGTTCTCCGGCTGGCTGACGGACCGCTTCGACGCGCGCCGCCTCCTCGTCGTCTACTACGCCCTGCGCGGGATCTCGCTGCTCTTCCTGCCGATGCTGCTGGCCCCGTCCGTGCACCCGCCGATGCTGCTCTTCATCGTCTTCTACGGCCTGGACTGGGTCGCCACCGTCCCGCCGACGATCGCCCTGTGCCGCGAGCACTACGGCGAGGACGGCGCCATCGTCTTCGGCTGGGTCCTGGCCTCGCACCAGGTGGGCGCCGCGCTGGTGGCCTTCCTGGGCGGCCTGGCCCGCGACGCCTTCGGCTCGTACGACCTCGTCTGGTACGCCTCGGGCGCGCTGTGCGCGATGGCCGCCCTGATGGCGATGGTCATCCGCCGCCGCCCGGCACCCACCGCCGGGGCCCTCGCGGCCTGA
- a CDS encoding cytidine deaminase codes for MTDSTGIDPEDIKIITLARSARARNGVPEGAAVRDETGRTYVAGTVTLDSLKLSALQTAVAMAVASGAQSLEAAAVVSSTDAPAEADRAAVRDLGGPDTPVLLAGPDGTLKSTTPAGA; via the coding sequence ATGACCGACAGCACCGGGATCGACCCCGAAGACATCAAGATCATCACGCTGGCGCGCAGCGCCCGGGCCCGCAACGGGGTGCCCGAAGGGGCGGCGGTCCGGGACGAGACCGGCCGTACGTACGTCGCCGGAACGGTGACGCTGGACTCCCTGAAGCTGAGCGCACTCCAGACGGCCGTCGCCATGGCGGTGGCCAGCGGAGCCCAGTCCCTGGAGGCGGCCGCGGTCGTCAGCTCGACGGACGCCCCCGCCGAAGCCGACCGCGCGGCGGTCCGCGACCTCGGCGGCCCGGACACCCCGGTCCTGCTGGCGGGCCCGGACGGCACCCTGAAGTCCACGACTCCGGCCGGGGCCTGA
- a CDS encoding beta-xylosidase, whose amino-acid sequence MAVLAAATGGALSPPAAAEGAGPSAGPPGQVEFPTHCLPPQEAGLPPADGPTTARITVDNQAPRVGDIVTVTYQVIRTPAVNPLAAGLPADVLTPTGRIVLGGAQSGEVTVVGAKRNDPVNAGDPLPAVTMTGTFTVTAPGEITLAPGGYTLHTSHLMDLDTICAAAAATPDPAPNPAPNPTQDPTSAPAPTTTPTTAPSPEPNPVPLPVLTPVAERLAATALPTANLRSVALATASGSPGAKVKVTGSGFVPGAAVTVAGRAGVAETADRVTAKADELGVVLTELPVTDKATAAVVAYEGPAWSAAEGSGPAAYTVIDVLPAAPGTQKVTAVVEGGELGMTQQGEAVTLGAVPYGDGGAAAGRIGTVTVKDARGGPAGWSLIGKVTDFTGSGGLRIPGASLSWTPSCVAAAGSPSACTPGSAGTVGPEGALLASTPDATVVGGTFTIDATVALQVPPYTAPGAYTAVLTLTLS is encoded by the coding sequence ATGGCGGTGCTGGCAGCCGCGACCGGAGGCGCGCTGAGCCCGCCCGCCGCCGCCGAAGGGGCCGGGCCGAGCGCCGGGCCGCCGGGCCAGGTGGAGTTCCCGACGCACTGCCTGCCGCCCCAGGAGGCCGGACTGCCTCCCGCGGACGGGCCCACCACCGCCCGGATCACCGTGGACAACCAGGCGCCGCGCGTGGGCGACATCGTCACCGTGACCTATCAGGTGATCAGGACCCCCGCCGTGAACCCGCTCGCGGCCGGACTCCCCGCCGACGTGCTCACCCCCACCGGCCGGATCGTCCTCGGCGGAGCGCAGAGCGGCGAGGTCACGGTCGTCGGAGCCAAGCGCAACGACCCCGTCAACGCGGGCGACCCGCTGCCCGCCGTCACCATGACCGGCACCTTCACCGTCACCGCACCCGGTGAGATCACCCTCGCCCCGGGCGGCTACACCCTGCACACCAGCCACCTCATGGACCTCGACACGATCTGCGCCGCTGCCGCCGCGACCCCGGACCCGGCCCCGAATCCGGCCCCGAACCCGACCCAGGACCCGACCTCGGCCCCGGCCCCCACGACGACTCCCACGACGGCTCCGAGCCCGGAACCGAACCCCGTCCCCCTCCCCGTCCTGACACCGGTCGCCGAGCGGCTCGCCGCGACCGCCCTCCCGACGGCCAACCTGCGCTCGGTCGCACTCGCCACGGCCTCCGGGAGCCCCGGCGCCAAGGTCAAGGTCACCGGTTCCGGCTTCGTCCCCGGCGCGGCGGTCACCGTGGCCGGGCGGGCCGGCGTCGCCGAGACCGCCGACCGGGTGACGGCGAAGGCGGACGAGCTGGGCGTGGTCCTGACGGAGCTGCCGGTCACGGACAAGGCGACCGCGGCGGTCGTGGCCTACGAGGGCCCGGCCTGGTCGGCGGCGGAGGGCTCCGGACCGGCGGCGTACACGGTGATCGACGTCCTCCCGGCGGCGCCGGGCACCCAGAAGGTGACGGCCGTCGTGGAAGGGGGCGAGCTGGGCATGACCCAGCAGGGCGAGGCCGTGACCCTGGGCGCGGTCCCGTACGGGGACGGCGGCGCCGCGGCGGGCAGGATCGGCACCGTCACCGTCAAGGACGCCCGGGGCGGCCCGGCGGGCTGGTCGCTGATCGGAAAGGTCACCGATTTCACGGGCTCGGGCGGACTCCGCATCCCGGGCGCCTCCCTGAGCTGGACCCCCTCGTGCGTGGCGGCCGCCGGCAGCCCCAGCGCCTGTACGCCCGGCAGCGCGGGCACGGTCGGACCGGAGGGCGCGCTGCTGGCGTCCACGCCGGACGCCACGGTCGTCGGGGGAACCTTCACGATCGACGCGACGGTCGCGCTCCAGGTGCCCCCGTACACCGCGCCGGGCGCCTACACCGCGGTGCTGACCCTGACCCTGTCGTGA
- the era gene encoding GTPase Era, with the protein MARMSDRSPETTSPHRAGFACFVGRPNAGKSTLTNALVGTKVAITSNRPQTTRHTVRGIVHRPDAQLVLVDTPGLHKPRTLLGERLNDVVRATWSEVDVIGFCLPADQKLGPGDKFIVKELAGIKKTPKIAIITKTDLVESKVVGEQLIAVHQLAEELGFEWAEIVPVSAVGDSQVHLLADLIAPMLPESPPLYPEGDLTDEPEMVMVAELIREAALEGVRDELPHSIAVVVEEMIPRENRPADRPLLDIHANLYIERPSQKGIIIGPKGARLKEVGMKSRKHIEALLGTPVFLDLHVKVAKDWQRDPKQLRKLGF; encoded by the coding sequence ATGGCCCGTATGAGCGATCGTTCCCCCGAGACCACCAGCCCGCACCGTGCGGGCTTCGCCTGCTTCGTCGGCCGCCCCAACGCGGGGAAGTCGACCCTGACCAACGCGCTCGTGGGTACCAAGGTCGCGATCACCTCCAACCGGCCGCAGACCACCCGCCACACCGTGCGCGGCATCGTGCACCGCCCCGACGCCCAGCTCGTGCTGGTCGACACGCCCGGCCTGCACAAGCCGCGCACGCTGCTCGGCGAGCGCCTCAACGACGTCGTGCGCGCGACCTGGTCCGAGGTCGACGTCATCGGCTTCTGCCTGCCCGCGGACCAGAAGCTCGGCCCCGGCGACAAGTTCATCGTCAAGGAGCTCGCGGGGATCAAGAAGACCCCCAAGATCGCCATCATCACCAAGACCGACCTCGTCGAGTCCAAGGTGGTGGGCGAGCAGCTCATCGCCGTCCACCAGCTCGCCGAGGAGCTGGGCTTCGAGTGGGCCGAGATCGTCCCGGTGTCGGCGGTCGGCGACAGCCAGGTCCATCTGCTGGCGGACCTGATCGCGCCGATGCTGCCCGAGAGCCCGCCGCTGTACCCGGAGGGCGACCTCACCGACGAGCCCGAGATGGTGATGGTCGCGGAGCTGATCCGCGAGGCCGCGCTGGAAGGCGTACGGGACGAGCTCCCGCACTCCATCGCGGTCGTCGTCGAGGAGATGATCCCCCGGGAGAACCGCCCGGCGGACCGTCCGCTGCTGGACATCCACGCGAACCTCTACATCGAGCGGCCGAGCCAGAAGGGCATCATCATCGGCCCGAAGGGCGCCCGCCTGAAGGAGGTCGGGATGAAGTCGCGCAAGCACATCGAGGCGCTGCTCGGCACTCCGGTCTTCCTCGACCTGCACGTGAAGGTCGCCAAGGACTGGCAGCGCGACCCCAAGCAGCTCCGCAAGCTCGGTTTCTAG
- a CDS encoding GlxA family transcriptional regulator encodes MDVAEGATVDAAVEFKPHRVVVLALAGLLPFELGIPHRIFGRAKDPAGRPLYEILTCGLAPGAVPTDADFAIQVGHGPELLATADTVVVPASYELGPVHGEGRLTPELAEALAHIRPGTRLVSICTGGYVLAAAGYLDGRRATTHWSSAEHFQRTFPAVRVDAGVLYTDDGDVLTSAGVAAGIDLCLYIVRRDHGAAVANDVARRTVVPPHRDGGQAQFIERPVPEPQQASTTAARAWVLDRLHEPVRLSDLARQEAMSVRTFTRRFREESGVSPGEWIVGQRVERARTLLEQTALPMERVAREAGFGTAQSLRKHVQAALGVSPTAYRRTFREAEASGGAAGESGPTLTSPDGPSVGAGSVH; translated from the coding sequence ATGGATGTCGCCGAAGGTGCCACCGTGGATGCCGCCGTGGAGTTCAAGCCGCACCGTGTCGTCGTGCTCGCGCTCGCCGGGCTGCTGCCCTTCGAGCTCGGCATCCCCCACCGGATCTTCGGCCGGGCCAAGGATCCGGCCGGACGGCCGCTGTACGAGATCCTCACCTGCGGGCTGGCCCCCGGCGCCGTGCCCACGGACGCCGACTTCGCGATCCAGGTCGGGCACGGGCCGGAGCTGCTGGCCACGGCGGACACGGTGGTGGTCCCCGCCTCGTACGAGCTGGGCCCGGTCCACGGGGAAGGCCGTCTCACCCCCGAGCTCGCCGAGGCCCTCGCGCACATCAGGCCCGGTACCCGTCTCGTTTCCATCTGTACGGGTGGTTATGTGCTGGCCGCCGCGGGGTACTTGGACGGCCGCCGGGCCACCACCCACTGGTCCTCGGCCGAGCACTTCCAGCGCACCTTCCCCGCCGTGCGGGTGGACGCGGGCGTGCTCTACACCGACGACGGGGACGTGCTGACCTCCGCCGGAGTCGCCGCCGGCATCGACCTGTGCCTCTACATCGTGCGCCGCGACCACGGCGCGGCCGTCGCCAACGACGTGGCCCGGCGCACCGTCGTACCGCCCCACCGGGACGGCGGGCAGGCGCAGTTCATCGAACGGCCGGTGCCGGAGCCGCAGCAGGCCAGCACCACCGCGGCCCGCGCATGGGTGCTGGACCGGCTGCACGAGCCGGTGCGGCTGAGCGACCTGGCCCGGCAGGAGGCCATGTCGGTACGGACCTTCACGCGCAGGTTCCGCGAGGAGTCCGGGGTCAGCCCCGGCGAATGGATCGTCGGGCAGCGGGTCGAGCGGGCCCGGACGCTGCTGGAACAGACCGCCCTGCCGATGGAACGGGTGGCGCGGGAGGCGGGGTTCGGGACGGCGCAGTCGCTGCGCAAGCACGTCCAGGCGGCGCTCGGGGTGAGCCCGACGGCCTACCGGCGGACGTTCCGGGAGGCGGAGGCCTCGGGTGGGGCTGCGGGCGAGAGCGGGCCCACTCTGACATCTCCTGATGGGCCATCAGTTGGTGCCGGGTCCGTGCATTGA
- the leuA gene encoding 2-isopropylmalate synthase, whose translation MSQHTFVGRPTPITNATHTQKPSGMPIHKYGSYEQVDIPDRTWPQARVTKAPRWLSTDLRDGNQSLIDPMTPARKREMFDLLVRMGYKEIEVGFPSSGETDFAFVRSIIEEGAIPDDVTISVLTQAREDLIERTVESLVGAKRATVHLYNATAPTFRRVVFRGSKEQIKQIAVDGTRLVMEYAEKLLGPETTFGYQYSPEIFTDTELDFALEVCEAVCDVWQPSEGREIILNLPATVERSTPSTHADRFEWMARNLTRRAHICISVHPHNDRGTAVAAAELALMAGADRIEGCLFGQGERTGNVDLITLGMNLFSQGIDPQIDFSQIDEIRRTSEYCNQMEVHPRHPYAGDLVYTAFSGSHQDAIKKGFDAMEADAAAKGVTVDDIEWAVPYLPIDPKDVGRSYEAVIRVNSQSGKGGIAYVLKNDHKLDLPRRMQIEFSRIIQAKTDSEGGEVTPKAIWDVFQDEYLPNPENPWGRIQLRSGQTTTDKDGTDTLTVEAVVDGVETVLDGTGNGPISAFFSALSDIGIDARLLDYTEHTMSEGASAVAASYIECAIDGRVLWGIGIDANTTRASLKAVISAVNRAGR comes from the coding sequence ATGAGCCAGCACACTTTTGTCGGTCGCCCCACGCCCATCACGAACGCGACCCACACCCAGAAGCCCTCCGGGATGCCGATCCACAAGTACGGCTCCTACGAGCAGGTGGACATCCCGGACCGCACCTGGCCCCAGGCCCGCGTCACGAAGGCCCCCCGCTGGCTGTCCACCGACCTGCGCGACGGCAACCAGTCGCTGATCGACCCGATGACCCCCGCCCGCAAGCGCGAGATGTTCGACCTGCTGGTGCGCATGGGCTACAAGGAGATCGAGGTCGGCTTCCCGTCCTCCGGCGAGACCGACTTCGCCTTCGTGCGCTCCATCATCGAAGAGGGCGCGATCCCGGACGACGTGACGATCTCCGTACTGACCCAGGCCCGCGAGGACCTGATCGAGCGGACCGTGGAATCGCTGGTCGGCGCCAAGCGCGCCACCGTGCACCTGTACAACGCCACCGCCCCCACCTTCCGCCGGGTCGTCTTCCGCGGCTCGAAGGAGCAGATCAAGCAGATCGCCGTCGACGGCACCCGCCTGGTCATGGAGTACGCGGAGAAGCTGCTGGGCCCGGAGACCACCTTCGGCTACCAGTACAGCCCGGAGATCTTCACCGACACCGAGCTGGACTTCGCCCTGGAGGTCTGCGAGGCCGTCTGCGACGTGTGGCAGCCGTCCGAGGGCCGCGAGATCATCCTGAACCTGCCCGCCACCGTGGAGCGTTCCACGCCCTCCACCCACGCGGACCGCTTCGAGTGGATGGCCCGCAACCTGACCCGCCGCGCGCACATCTGCATCTCCGTGCACCCGCACAACGACCGCGGCACCGCCGTCGCCGCCGCCGAGCTGGCCCTGATGGCCGGCGCCGACCGCATCGAGGGCTGCCTGTTCGGCCAGGGCGAGCGCACCGGCAACGTGGACCTGATCACGCTGGGCATGAACCTCTTCTCGCAGGGCATCGACCCGCAGATCGACTTCTCGCAGATCGACGAGATCCGTCGCACCAGCGAGTACTGCAACCAGATGGAGGTCCACCCGCGCCACCCCTACGCGGGCGACCTGGTCTACACCGCCTTCTCCGGCTCCCACCAGGACGCCATCAAGAAGGGCTTCGACGCGATGGAGGCCGACGCGGCCGCCAAGGGCGTCACCGTCGACGACATCGAGTGGGCCGTCCCGTACCTGCCGATCGACCCGAAGGACGTCGGCCGCTCCTACGAGGCCGTCATCCGGGTCAACTCGCAGTCCGGCAAGGGCGGCATCGCCTACGTCCTGAAGAACGACCACAAGCTGGACCTGCCGCGCCGCATGCAGATCGAGTTCTCGCGGATCATCCAGGCCAAGACCGACTCCGAGGGCGGCGAGGTCACCCCGAAGGCGATCTGGGACGTCTTCCAGGACGAGTACCTGCCCAACCCCGAGAACCCGTGGGGCCGCATCCAGCTGCGCTCCGGCCAGACCACCACCGACAAGGACGGCACGGACACGCTGACCGTCGAGGCGGTCGTGGACGGCGTGGAGACCGTCCTGGACGGCACCGGCAACGGCCCGATCTCGGCCTTCTTCAGCGCGCTGTCCGACATCGGCATCGACGCCCGCCTGCTGGACTACACCGAGCACACGATGAGCGAGGGCGCCTCCGCCGTCGCCGCCTCGTACATCGAGTGCGCGATCGACGGCCGCGTCCTGTGGGGCATCGGCATCGACGCCAACACCACCCGCGCCTCCCTGAAGGCGGTCATCTCCGCCGTCAACCGCGCGGGCCGCTGA
- a CDS encoding M4 family metallopeptidase, with translation MDASHSHRHPVFCTVVPPHLLDKIAQSVDPARAAAARRTLELDASNRVRRQLAVLPPAGDGPSETPRRTIYDAQHHTRLPGKKVRGEGEDVSKDVSVNRAYAGLGATFELYLKAYGRHSIDGSGLPLDATVHYDRLYNNAFWDGSRMVFGDGDGDLFLDFTVSVDVIGHELTHGVTQHTANLAYHDQPGALNESMSDVFGSLIKQYSLNQTAEEADWLIGAGLLGPAVDSGMALRSMKAPGTAYEDDELGKDPQPATMDGYVRTSRDNGGVHINSGIPNHAFYIAASELGGKAWERTGQIWYDTLTGGELTPEAGFADFARLTVAAAVARYGEGGAEHQALQKAWSAVGLG, from the coding sequence ATGGATGCCTCCCACAGCCACCGCCACCCCGTCTTCTGCACCGTGGTGCCGCCGCACCTCCTGGACAAGATCGCCCAGTCCGTCGACCCCGCCCGCGCGGCCGCCGCGCGCCGGACCCTGGAGCTCGACGCCTCGAACCGCGTCCGGCGGCAGCTGGCCGTCCTGCCGCCGGCCGGGGACGGGCCCTCCGAGACGCCCCGGCGGACCATCTACGACGCCCAGCACCACACCCGGCTGCCGGGCAAGAAGGTCCGCGGCGAGGGCGAGGACGTGAGCAAGGACGTCAGCGTCAACCGGGCCTACGCCGGGCTCGGGGCCACCTTCGAGCTGTACCTCAAGGCCTACGGGCGCCACTCGATCGACGGCTCCGGCCTGCCGCTGGACGCCACCGTCCATTACGACCGGCTCTACAACAACGCCTTCTGGGACGGCAGCCGGATGGTGTTCGGCGACGGCGACGGGGACCTGTTCCTCGACTTCACCGTCTCGGTGGACGTCATCGGGCACGAGCTGACCCACGGAGTCACCCAGCACACCGCCAACCTCGCCTATCACGACCAGCCGGGCGCGCTCAACGAGTCCATGTCCGATGTCTTCGGCTCCCTCATCAAGCAGTACTCACTGAACCAGACCGCCGAGGAGGCCGACTGGCTGATCGGTGCCGGGCTGCTCGGGCCCGCCGTCGACAGCGGCATGGCCCTGCGGTCGATGAAGGCGCCCGGGACCGCGTACGAGGACGACGAGCTCGGCAAGGACCCGCAGCCGGCGACGATGGACGGCTACGTGCGCACCTCCCGCGACAACGGCGGCGTGCACATCAACTCCGGCATCCCCAACCACGCCTTCTACATCGCGGCGAGCGAGCTCGGCGGCAAGGCCTGGGAGCGGACCGGCCAGATCTGGTACGACACCCTGACCGGCGGGGAACTGACCCCGGAGGCCGGATTCGCGGACTTCGCCCGCCTGACGGTCGCCGCCGCCGTGGCCCGGTACGGGGAAGGCGGCGCCGAACACCAGGCGCTCCAGAAGGCGTGGTCCGCGGTCGGCTTGGGGTAG
- a CDS encoding MmcQ/YjbR family DNA-binding protein, translating to MTPAELREFCLGFNAAVEEFPFNPETSVFKVLGKVFALSALDGDPLKVNLKCEPELAVRLRAEHEAIVPGWHMNKRHWNTVTAGGPGGLPDAMVRELVEDSYDLVVAGLPKAERLRLDRP from the coding sequence ATGACACCGGCCGAACTGCGCGAGTTCTGCCTCGGCTTCAACGCTGCGGTGGAGGAGTTCCCCTTCAATCCGGAGACCTCGGTCTTCAAGGTCCTGGGCAAGGTGTTCGCGCTGAGCGCGCTGGACGGGGACCCGCTGAAGGTCAACCTGAAGTGCGAACCGGAGCTGGCGGTGCGGCTGCGGGCCGAGCACGAGGCGATCGTGCCCGGCTGGCACATGAACAAGCGGCACTGGAACACGGTCACGGCGGGCGGGCCCGGCGGGCTCCCCGACGCGATGGTCCGGGAGCTGGTCGAGGACTCGTACGACCTGGTGGTCGCCGGCCTGCCGAAGGCGGAGCGGCTGCGGCTCGACCGGCCGTGA
- a CDS encoding GNAT family N-acetyltransferase — MTVNPGSLPELERYYDTAPRAGGARAEDFGPLTLFVQESDGWPYYARPALGGAEVSAADVERVLARQRELEVPESFEWVAETTPSLRAAAEAAGLHVHAHPLMVLDPAAEAVPLPVDPEVRVLGAADPLLRSAVTVPMLAFAAPGTAVGEGGPAELAVAAEDPASEARRVRVSGMIASARTALAAAVREGAVLCSGQYIPVGDVAEVVGVGTLPSARRQGLGLAVTAALVADALAHGARTVFLSAGDEDVARIYGRLGFRRVGTALIAERPL; from the coding sequence ATGACTGTGAATCCCGGGAGCCTGCCCGAGCTCGAGCGCTACTACGACACCGCACCGCGGGCGGGCGGGGCGCGGGCCGAGGACTTCGGTCCGCTGACCCTGTTCGTCCAGGAGAGCGACGGCTGGCCGTACTACGCGCGCCCCGCGCTCGGCGGCGCGGAGGTCTCGGCGGCCGACGTGGAGCGGGTGCTGGCCCGGCAGCGGGAGCTGGAGGTCCCCGAGTCCTTCGAGTGGGTGGCCGAAACCACCCCCTCCCTGCGGGCCGCGGCGGAGGCCGCCGGGCTGCACGTCCACGCGCACCCGCTGATGGTGCTGGACCCGGCCGCCGAGGCGGTACCGCTGCCCGTGGATCCGGAGGTACGCGTGCTCGGCGCGGCCGACCCGCTGCTGCGCAGTGCGGTGACCGTGCCGATGCTGGCCTTCGCCGCGCCCGGTACGGCGGTGGGCGAGGGCGGCCCGGCGGAGCTCGCGGTGGCCGCGGAGGACCCGGCCTCGGAGGCCCGCAGGGTCCGGGTCTCCGGAATGATCGCGTCGGCCCGGACGGCCCTGGCGGCCGCCGTGCGCGAAGGCGCGGTGCTCTGCTCCGGCCAGTACATCCCGGTCGGCGACGTCGCCGAGGTGGTCGGTGTCGGCACCCTCCCGTCGGCCCGCCGCCAGGGGCTCGGCCTCGCGGTGACGGCGGCCCTGGTCGCGGACGCCCTGGCCCACGGAGCCCGTACGGTCTTCCTCTCGGCCGGCGACGAGGACGTGGCCCGGATCTACGGCCGCCTGGGCTTCCGCCGGGTGGGCACGGCCCTGATCGCGGAGCGGCCCCTGTAG